One Oryzias latipes chromosome 21, ASM223467v1 genomic window, cttcctcctccccgGTGtattcttcatcttcctcttcttcctctttgtcatCAGTTGCTTCATCATCTATGGAAGCTTCTTCTTCATTTTCCGTGTCACTGGTTTGCTCTGCCTCTTCTTCAGCTGAGCGAATCTCTTCCTCGTCATCTTCCTCTCTTGCACTCTCCTCTGCTGACTCCATTTCATGCATCTGACTGTCAGAGGAGTCATCACCTTTTTGTTCCTCactttcctcctcttcctcactaaGATCACTTTCTTCCTCACTTTCAGTGGATCCACCAGTGTcaccttcctcttcctcttcctcttcactCTTGCTGGCTGAACTCTCCTTTTCATCTTCACTCACATCACCTCctacctcctcctcttcctgccCTTCATCACTCAACTCTTCAGCTTcagactcctcttcctcctctgctccttcaCTTACCTCCGAGTGAgtctttctgttttccctactgctctcttcttcctctctttctGATGGATCACTTCCAGCATCTTCCTCATCAGCGTTGGAGCTTGATTTCTCCTTCCAATCTTCTTCCTCCTTTCCCACAttctgctcctcttcatcctgccGAAGGTTACCCTCTTCTTCAGCCTCTGTGGAGCTCCTCGTGTCACCTCCCTCCCTGTTCTCCGTCTGCCTTCGTTTCTTGTCAGCATCTGTTGCAGAGTTCTTTTCCTTCTCCTCAGCGGTTTTgccatcctcatcctcacttCTTAAACTTTCTGGAGCATCTTCATCTTCTTTCTCCTGACCGTCTCCTATGAGAGAGCTCACAGGAGCATCTTCTGTCCCGCTCTCCTCCATTTTGTTAGAGCTCACATGTGTGGCTGAGGAGGAGATGGACTGAACTTCCTGCTGCCTTGTGAACCGTTTGGCTCCGAGCGGCGTTTTGGGCAGGGAGGGGGTGTCTTTGTCACTGTCTGAATGGAAACTTACCACATTGGTCATGGCCTCGCTGAGGAACCCTGCAGCGGCGCCGGCCATCCCCATGGCGGGAAGAAGCGACGCAGCATCTTGAAAATGCTCTTCCCATCCCGATTTCTGCTCCTTCAGAATCTGAGCCTCTTTTCGGTCCACCTCATCCGGGAGCGACTCGGCACCTGCAGGATGAGGGCTTTGAGGGGATTTGTCCCCGCTGACAGAAAGCACCTCTGTTCTTTTAGGGCTTTGTGAGGAAAACCCGTCATGATGCGACGCTttagtcttctttttcttcttatcTTCTAAGCCTGGACTGACGACCTTAGGTTCTCCTGGTTTAGTGCCGAGTCTCGCTTTACCTTCAGATTCTTCATCTTCCTTCCCTTTAGGTAGCGTCCGCTTATTTGCCGACTGCACTTTGATTTCTCGAGCTGCTTTTTTTACGCTTTTGGTTGAGCTTTTACTGTCTGGCTTAGCCTTTGGCTCCTGACATTGTCCTTCACGCTTCCCAGACATGACTTCCTTAGTATGAACTTCAGCCCGCTGTTTACCACAGGACGGCTGTTTTTCTGGCTCCAGTTTAGAGCTGCGACTTTTCGCCGGTGCAGCTTTGACCATGCGCTTTTGCTTTGTCGGTGTTAAGTCCACTCCGGTCTCCTGTTGCATCTTCACACCTGATTCCACCATATTGTTCCAGGATGTTTGATCAGTGAGAGCATAAGTGTTAACTTCATTCCTGCGTGGGAGCTTCAGGGTTGATGAGGAAATTTTCTCCTTTACCTCTTCCTTGTTGGCATCCATATCCTCTTTCCCTTCAGTCACTGCCTTCTGGACCTCTGGATACCAAAGGAGCTCGCTTCTCTTTCCGTGGTTTGCTGTTCCCAAACTTGAGagcctttttttggtttttattgtcTTCTTGTGGATGTTCTCTTGGTTGGACAGGAATCTGTGCTTCCTTGTCCTCGTCTTTGTTGCTTCTTTCTTCATAGAGCTGGACAGAGGATCTGTTGTTGAGGCTTTTTGGCCGTATGGATCCTGTTTCTCATCAAAATAGAACACTTGTTTCCCCTTTGAAACTCGTCCGTGAGATCTGTCCTTTTGGTCTACCTGTTAAGACACAgcgaaacacatttttaaagcagacatttaaaaaaggagagGGTATAAATGTTCAATGCTGCCCAATACCTttttaaaaagggtaaaaaggCACATCCCCATGAGAAATTAAGGGTTGATTCCCTTTGGGATTCTTGATTTTTCAAGAAACACATGAAGTATACATCATAGAAGTCAAACCATTGCAGCATCTTATTAGCAAAACAGGCCTGATGACCCATGTGGCTTATGGTCAATTGTCATGCTCAACACCTTGACAGGAAATGCGGACAAACAAGCCCAACAGTTGTTAGGATCCGCCTAAGAAGTCATCCATCAagcaaaaatccaaatttttaaataaaggttaaaaaaaagttaggtttataaaagggaaaaatactCTCAACTCGTTTACTTTAGATTTTAAAGGGTAAGTTGATGAGTTGGTCTGCCGAATTTCAGACTGAAAAATTGCTGTTGTTTAATAATGATTAGCAATACATAGATTtctattaggggtgtaacaattaatcgatGAATCATGTGTCTTGTTgaatcgatctgtctgaggcagaatagaatagaatcgaCCTACaccattaaaaaatgatttcaaaataaaataaactgataATCGAAATTGGAAACTACCAcatggattgagacatggtacgtttattttcctaaaacataaaaaccaccAAGTGCATCACTTatgaatggaaaaaataaactttttgagcttttaagtgtattataatgttcattactAACAAAAAGAAAgcccaaaacagttttttgatccattcacacatttctgagcattcctctaaaaacgcACCAGCCCTCTCCCAACCCACCAACCAACTCATCCTTAATTAAAAATTCGTTATTTTCTGTGCCAAATACATTCTCATATGGATACTAATGGCATAGACACCTGCAttcttgtttatttgtacaCATATTGAATTTACACTTTATTATCTTACAAGaattacctgcactgttcagtaccaggtatttatctcagAGTCAAACTGattgaagtttgttttaaaagatgtcctggatttcCTTTAGGTCagttcaaaatgaaacaaaattgaAAGTGAATCAACAACCAGAAATATTGAAACGAATCATTGCTAcaatgaatcattacacccctaattTCTATATCCTTGGCTTTGTGGACTCGTATGTAAAATACATCTTCACAAACCTGGCTTGATGGTGTGACAGCCTAAGAAAACTCCCAGAATTCATCTTTCCGGTTTGCTTACTTTAACACTGGATGTGGACTCACAGATGAAATGTGGAGAGACTCCTGGCAATTTTTCCAAAGCGCAGAGCGTCTTCACATGAGAATGTTTGAGCAAGAGCTTtgagcattttattatttttctgcaaCCCAGGCACAAACGTCTGATTAGTTTTTCCCCTCAGTTCTAAAACAAGGCAGGACGTTTCTTCACAAACACGTATGCACATCTGCTttccagaaaacacacacatagagTGCATGTGCTGATGTGTGCACATTTCCTGGAAAATCTGCGCGTCTGTGTTTTCTGCCCTGGAGAGACTTTCACTTCcaaaggaaggaggaggaggaggaggaggaccctCGAACCGGATGAATCTCTGGGTGGAAAGATGTTTGCTTTCTGCATTTAAGTGAAGCACTTTCACACAAAATCGTCTCACCGTGTTTGGGGAAAAGTCACCTCGTTTTTGCACATCCTGAGTGGCTCGTCTGTGCAAAGCCTCTCCCTCTGTAACAGCAGATAGGACTTTGTCATTGCAGCTCCTTTCTCACGGGGGACATTTCTGTTAGCACCACAAGTTACCAGCTTGCATTGAGGCAGAATCCTCTTTCTCGCTGATGTTTTCATCAAAAGTCTGCCGCGTGGGTCTGCTGGGCTCTTTAGGTGGTAAAGGATAGAACAGTTTGCCGCTTAGGGCCTTTTGGGAGCTTGCTGCTTTCTTGGCCCTCGTTTGAGCCCTCTTTTCACTAGGTACTGCCTTCTTGGGAGTACATTTGATGGATTTAGGTGAAAGTAAAGAAGAAGGCAACTGTGCGGGTTTAGACGTTAAGCAGCCAGAGGCAGAAGCTTTACTCCGACTTGATGACACAGATCGAGAACTGGATGGCTTTGAGGATAAAGCTGGACTCAAAGGGGATACGGACTGAGATCTGGGGGATAGAAGCGGGCTTTCTCCTGACTTCAGCATGGAGGATGATGGGGGTTTAACCATATCCTTTAGAGTTTGGATATTTCGAGATATTTTCCAGGAACTGTTCAGGAAGTCTGAATCAAGACGAGGGAGTTTGAGAAACATGTCTCCGAGCATCTCCTGAGAAAGTTTCTGGAAAAAGGAGACAACAACACATCAGAGTTTTGAACTGTATCTGATTTATCAACTTTCACTGTAGTGGTGGTGATTTGATGCAACACTGCCTCCTAAAGGTCATGTGCTATTACTGCAaccatttaaaatttaaattgtgCATAATTTCTCCCCTTATATTTTCACATAAACTTCATAACTTTTAAAACAGAAGACAATTTTGAACATTTGGACATATGTGTAAATAGgtatcatttatttaaataagtaaaacatgtttgtattttttttcgtacttgtccaacagctgagcaaacagatgaaagctgaaggcctcttgtgttggacaggggGTTGTAAAtattctgacacacaaggtgtatatttgaatgaaccccttttgtaatttaggctaaactttatttgacttttatattgattatatttgtaaccattttttgttggactggacagaaaagaagatagagggatgtgtgtgtgtgtgtgtgtgggggggggggggcacaaaaaGTAAGggggtaaggggggggggggggtagggaaATAAGAggatgattatagaagggggaaGTTTGCTGTCAGGTGTAAATGTAAggtctaaaaggggcggggcctgtccacagtTGGTAGCACTAAAATGTTATCAATGTTTTCACAGACTAACATGTCAACATTTACACAAAAGGACTAcagttcacacacgcatacttatgcatacagaccaacacatgtaaagcatttgATTCGgtcacacaaactatttgtgcaacaAATTGTGGATGATagaatgtaaattaaaaaaaaattaataaaaacatgcaggGTGCCcggtcatccccacaccaagacccccgctgaAGTGGCAGTGGTAGCCAGGACCCTCCCAGACACCAGTGTGGTATAATTCCCTGCCGGGCAATCACATCAGCCACCCAGTccggggccagcaggaccgtcacaggggcccccccaacgccacagaGTAGTAAAGCACAGGAACGCAGAGAgggcaagctccagcccaaccagaagaATAGCCCCCCCGGCACACCAAGGGGCCCCGCCCCAAGATGAGGAGCCCACCATCACCAAGGAGTTCTGAGCATCTCCTCACCCCCAAGCGTGGTAAACagtattcattttttctttcaaaatcaagaaattttcatcaaaaatgataAGTTATTCCAAAGTTCTGAGAcggcaagaaaaaaatatcaatctAAACGCACATTTTTTCTATAAGCTAGAAAGAATGTATGTAGAAAGAAGATGTTCCTACTTTCTCTCTGTGGCGTGCTCGAGCAGCTAAAGCCGACAATGGAAACACTGGAGACAGACTGATCAGCTGCTCTTTCAAGGGAATTTCTGCACAACTCGACAACAGGAAGTTCTCCATCGATTTGAAATCCTTCCCCAGAACTTCGTGGGCTCTCGCTGGTCTGGGAGCTGCCAAAACCAGCATGTGGTGGTCGCCGCAGGACACCTACACATCAGAGGACACACGGGAACAGCAGGTTAACATGCTTGGATTGTTCTATGAACCTCACCTATTCAGGATAAGGAAAAAGGTTGGAAGTTTCAGCTTCCTGCTAACCTAACATAAGTACATCTGAATTAGAGGTTCATGGCCATTGAAGTGTGTGCTATCAGAATCAAcacacttcgcggaagcaaacATCTGACGCGAAGCGGCCATAAACCcgattataccatggtcacttacaaaagacataaacattcaatcagtttttagttctttattctagttattttttttttattctcaaaaaGCCAACTCTTTGTTACGTGGCGCAGCCTCGTTGGTACGTGACAAGGCGCCGCTTAGCCGGCTGAGCCGGTACCGACCTCAACTGCAGCGGCAAATGAAAGGGATATTTATGCTGATCGGAATGATGGGAAAGCATCAGTACAGAGAGAAAGTTCCCCTCTAACCGCacttttttgtccagatgatgaagcaaaagtttgtttcaaagaagccacagcagtgatacaaaacatttaagctttgtgaccggaacttcttttttaggcgtgcggttatcactgtggtatatcactttttaatgcacacccagcagccaatcagaatcaaataTTTagccagaccatggtataattaaGCTTATACAATTGTCCTTCGCGTcggacagttcaggcttccacggcgtgcgttaaaaagtaataatgcacacttcgttggccattaacccttacttataccatggtccgggtaaatactcgattctgattggctgctgggtgtgcgttaaaaaaaaacgttactgtgacaacgcgccgcaccacgtaacaaatagtctgcttttcgtaaaaaaagcgatccaaatcggaaaaaaacaagaattaaggactaaaaactggataatatgtattgcttttgaaGGGCCAAGGtctaagcgggttaatggccttcgcagtgtgcattatcactttttaacgcacttcgcgtaggacggttcaggctttcacggcgtgcgttaaaaagtgataatgcacacttcgttggccattaacccttacttaattattattaaaaacagttattttattgGCTGCATTTGTGTTACATCTTTTTTGCAATTAAATGTACTGATTTTTAGAAAGACAAGAATTTAAAACTGAGAATCTTAGGAATTTACTCACACTGGATACCTGCTAAAAACAAATCAAGTGCAACACAGTAACAaggggaaggaaaaaaagaagggaacCATAAATAAGAGGTCCAGAAGAAGATCTATTAATAACTAAATaagaaacataaataaataaataaagtcacaGAGGTCTCACTGAACCCCCTGCGGTCTTCCTCTGTTTGAGACCACATTCTGAGAGTTACATCTTCAGCACCATGGATCTGTGCAGAGGACAACATCAATATCAACATCAACAGCCAACGATCATTTTCTTTACCGCTGTCAAGCCGGCGGGGAAAGCAACTCATTCAAGATCAAGTGAGGCAAGTCAGAAAGACGCAGCAGAGACGGTGAAAGGGTCACCATCACCATCTCCCAGAGGGTTCACACTCCTTCGCATTCCCAAAACACGTGAGAAAAAGTTCCAACGTGGCAAAGTTTGCAATAGGGGTCAGTTCTAATTTTCACATTATGACGCCTGTGTGGTGTCATACATATGGATAAAGTTGAAGGGAATCCATTTCAATTGCTTAACTACATTCCAGATGTCATTTGAGTCAAGTTCTGAAATATCTCCACTCCAAAGAAGGTCCAACTCCAGTGGGTCGTAAGAACTTTTTACTGTAAACCTGTATAGTTTGAAGGCAGTTCCTTCCCCTCTAGGGGTTTCACATAAAAGCTGAAGTAACGGGTTTTCTGTAGGGGGCAAATGCCAGGACACAGCAGGTTTTCACGGCAGttgtaaacagaaaaagagaacaGGACGTTGCAGATTAAACTGTGCAGAAAGCTCTAATTCTGTTCAATTTGACTTACTGTATTTCCTATTTGGAATCCGTCAGCGAATCTTAGCTGTTTTCCAAAACCTAATTAATAAAAAGTTATTCTGgcagttcaaaaataaaacaatggcGATCTCTTACCGACTGAACGTGGAACTTGAGGAACTGTGTGCACAGAGTTGGGCTGAACTGGTTGACAAAGTTCTCCTCCGTTAAACCCAGTTTTCCATGACGACCATCACCAAACGTGTACAACAGCCCGCCATCTGTGTAGGAGGACAGATGGGACAGAGGAAAACTGAAGCCTTATGTTTCTCTGTCGCATTCACATTTTAGGAAACTGCAGTTTATTTGTTTCAGTGATTGGAAATTAGTAGATAATTGGTTAATTGCTATAAAGCGttcaacttttgttttcctgtttctctttcttcatTATAGTATCATCCACCATTTCTTGGCacttaactcctacaatttttcagctattttaaccattcaactactaaaatgttcagctctttcagctttttttagctatgacttttggtccttcaaagcCTTGAACTactcaagatattccaggattccCAGGATATTTGCCTCccttgaaatacatggggaatccttggtgcagaaactcgctggttcgatacccagcTCTGGCATTTGTcacaatcatttattttttgttattgtgctgttttcactttatttatgttcaactttgataatttcttgatttaattttcttttgtgccaattattaccctttaagtttcattgtCATTATAACATAATATAGCaatcaaccctgcattttcttctggaaatgtgGCTCCTTCTAGTTGCATTTTGATCTTCAATAGATGACCAAAAAAATGATATGATTGTCAAATTATTTGTATGTTGTTAAAACATTGCAACAAATCCCTTACCAAATGGGAGCACTAAGACATGTGTTGTTCTAAATGATTATTGTAAAGTACAAATTACCTGTagctttaaagaaataaagtaaaatagcTCATTTCTCAATGATCGTAAATGATCTTTTACATTCATCAGAAACACCTTTCTAAATACTAAACTTAAAAAAGGTtctttcagaatataaaaacgttgaAAAAGGTTCTAAGCCACCTATGAGCATTGCTCTTTTCGGCTCCGTTTACGTGCAGATGGGTTAGAACAGTATTACCCATGATCCCGCATGGGACAGGAGTGATTTTCAAAGATGGCTCACTTGTGATCACGGCGGTGTGATTCTCTCCACAGGCGATCTGCCTGACGCTGCACTTATGAAAGTGTTGCAGGGGTTTTGGCCAAGGAGCTTCAAACAGAAATGTTCCGTGGCCCAGCTGACCGTACCGACCGCCGCCGAACGTGAACACGTCCTCTCCTGGGACAGAGAGAGGCAGACGGGAGTCCAGAACCACGACTGAGAATGGGTCCATTcaccaaagaaaagtttctcatGGGTATAGAGcatttctataaataaataaataacattcttcaagttaggaaaaaaatttaattaacaaatattttaatagaaaaatttAATAAGAAATAAGGTTTAATACGGTTAAATGATAGTCTTAAGACTATATACATTCGCTCCCTTTCAAACAAACAATGAATCAAACTCTATTGgacaatcattttatttaatggttTCAATGTGCCATGtactgtatgtttttatttctaatcattTTATGACTTAATATCTAAACTAGGCTTGATATATCtatgcttataccatggtctgggtgaatactctattctgattggcactgggtgtgcattaaaaagtgataactcaaaaaagaagttccggtcacatagcttaaatgttttgtatcactgcgcttcctcgttcaaaacagactttagcttcatcatctggacaaaaacaagcggttagaggtgaactttctctctgaactgaggCTTTATTTAACCCGCATAAATATATCACTTTATAGCGCCGGAACATGACTGCGGCAGTGGTGTGGCGCCTTGTCACGGTTTCAAATAATCcactttttggagaaaaataacgatccaaatcagaaaaataacaagaatgaaggactaaaaactgattgaatatatatttcttttgtaagtgaccatggtataagtgggttaatggctgacgaagtgtgcattatcagcatTAACGCGCGTTAatgctgataatgcacacttcgtcagccattaacccattcatattttcttgtcattgcttgaaataaatggcATTAACGTGTTGGGCAGTATAATTTCTGGTGGTCTTGCTGTCAGACGAGCCATGACAGAGCGAACGCTGTGGCAGCTGCAGCTCACACGTCTTCTTCTACCCCAACCTCCTGAATATTCAAATAATCATCCCTTCAGCAGTGTGCGTCTTATTGCATAAATCCGTCAGCCTGCATCACATTTGAATGGAAAGGTGCCATTAGTCTTCATTTATTCCGTGGTTTCATTGcaggttttttccccccttcatGCATTACTTGCCTCACCTCTCGACTGCCTCTTTTTGCAAAAGTCAGTTATCAGCAAAGCAGGGAATTTCCTTTTCTAATCATTGAAGCATCTGGAACTTCACTGACAGAACACTCCTAAAATACCCTtagaaaaatattctaaaagcattttaactttgctgtttttgtagaatttttttttattattctaccAGGAAGTGAACCAGCAAACATCCCTGCAGCTGTGATTTGTCTTTGATGACATTTGCAGCTTTTTAACCAGCTTTTGTTGACATTGTTAGCAGACTGTTGAAGGCCAATCTCTTCACTGAAGCAGCACTAAATTAGAATGACTTTAAATATCAGATTTGGTTATTTTGTAAGCGTGATCTTAGACAGCACCAACCTTTTTGTTGTCATGGAAATCTTATCCTCTTTGGCTGATATTTGTTTTAGAAACCTTCTTATAAAGAGCAACTAAAAAGCCAAAATTCCAcatgagaaagaaaaactgtacaTTCCTTGTTTCTGTTTTGGTCAAGATTTAGCAGCACATGAGTGGTGGAGTGTTTGCCCTCAGACTGGGAGGTCATGGGTTCAAATCCATAGTCGAGTCACATCGAAGCTTTTGATCTATCTTATAAGAGTGGTCTTTAAATGATatgattttgtagtttttagccaaaatcgtgtcgttttctaggacatagtttctgcagcccgacaggagttcatcagaaattagcctttgagttgtgggcggagccATTGGCACAGAACAATGCAACTTTTTTGGCTAGTTAAATAttatctttttgtatttttgtatctgctcctggttctcaacagtttgaatagagatatacccagaaatgcaaagTTAGGCTGAAGTTTC contains:
- the rpgr gene encoding X-linked retinitis pigmentosa GTPase regulator, which gives rise to MTGRTDTDIPETGAIFTFGRSSFADNLPSRFWLKNDYPARVSCGREHSAVITGKGKLLFFGCNSSGQLGLNLKPDVKKPASLKAFRSEKVRVVACGRDHTIVCTSEDRVYYAGRNQKAQLGQCRSPKTGSFLQLHPFCQRARVTMLSAGCSTSAALTDDGRLFMWGDNSAGQIGLGDELFTAEPREVGVGEAVKWVSCGNSHSAFVTVAGDLYTFGESANGRLGLQVEQLDNHRVPQRVQGVLGHVTQVCCGGQHTVVLTGEDVFTFGGGRYGQLGHGTFLFEAPWPKPLQHFHKCSVRQIACGENHTAVITNGGLLYTFGDGRHGKLGLTEENFVNQFSPTLCTQFLKFHVQSVSCGDHHMLVLAAPRPARAHEVLGKDFKSMENFLLSSCAEIPLKEQLISLSPVFPLSALAARARHREKKLSQEMLGDMFLKLPRLDSDFLNSSWKISRNIQTLKDMVKPPSSSMLKSGESPLLSPRSQSVSPLSPALSSKPSSSRSVSSSRSKASASGCLTSKPAQLPSSLLSPKSIKCTPKKAVPSEKRAQTRAKKAASSQKALSGKLFYPLPPKEPSRPTRQTFDENISEKEDSASMQAEGEALHRRATQDVQKRGDFSPNTVDQKDRSHGRVSKGKQVFYFDEKQDPYGQKASTTDPLSSSMKKEATKTRTRKHRFLSNQENIHKKTIKTKKRLSSLGTANHGKRSELLWYPEVQKAVTEGKEDMDANKEEVKEKISSSTLKLPRRNEVNTYALTDQTSWNNMVESGVKMQQETGVDLTPTKQKRMVKAAPAKSRSSKLEPEKQPSCGKQRAEVHTKEVMSGKREGQCQEPKAKPDSKSSTKSVKKAAREIKVQSANKRTLPKGKEDEESEGKARLGTKPGEPKVVSPGLEDKKKKKTKASHHDGFSSQSPKRTEVLSVSGDKSPQSPHPAGAESLPDEVDRKEAQILKEQKSGWEEHFQDAASLLPAMGMAGAAAGFLSEAMTNVVSFHSDSDKDTPSLPKTPLGAKRFTRQQEVQSISSSATHVSSNKMEESGTEDAPVSSLIGDGQEKEDEDAPESLRSEDEDGKTAEEKEKNSATDADKKRRQTENREGGDTRSSTEAEEEGNLRQDEEEQNVGKEEEDWKEKSSSNADEEDAGSDPSEREEEESSRENRKTHSEVSEGAEEEEESEAEELSDEGQEEEEVGGDVSEDEKESSASKSEEEEEEEGDTGGSTESEEESDLSEEEEESEEQKGDDSSDSQMHEMESAEESAREEDDEEEIRSAEEEAEQTSDTENEEEASIDDEATDDKEEEEEDEEYTGEEEEEESTIDKEEETDEEDEGREEEEPTGTEEEEEEEEMDSLEEDGKIKQTESEEETDEEHDKEGESDKEGMESEEEEGEEEEDESVEEEEEDEEEEEENEEEGEEVGKEEEGEEEEEEEEVENEDEQDEEEENEEEGEEVGKEEEGEEEEVENEEEEEEENEEEGEEVRNEDEEEEEGEEVGNEEEEEEVNEEEGEEVEKEEEGEEEEVENEDEEEEGEEVGDEEEEEGEEVGNEEEQEGEEVEEEGEEVEKEEEGEEEEVENEDEEEEGEEVGNEDEEEEVNEEEEEGEDEEEEGEEVGNEEEEEGRQENEEEEGVELEEEEKEEDEVAKTGKDEAQKPSSSSDRKAKREEAPTPAPRTKQTAVKKKQEDPQQFWNDVLPQYLDIQ